The following coding sequences lie in one Arachis hypogaea cultivar Tifrunner chromosome 4, arahy.Tifrunner.gnm2.J5K5, whole genome shotgun sequence genomic window:
- the LOC112795054 gene encoding putative UPF0481 protein At3g02645: MAANDVPNNGMEDGDLNGWKESASKALLGSFQAHSEPIGISNVPRKLREGNKNAFMPKTISIGPRYKGARRDLMKWQNIKLHSMQSLLHRGPNKPAKTKLQECMEAILKLEKEVRANYADDLKMEWNDLANIMLSDAGFLLELLISSSKEFNEKLKSRLAPPNPDGEVKRTGEVVTDLLVLENQIPLIILHKLSEIILVEDDISIESLALNFFGYIPDERFRPDFNPGVASRHFLELIHSYISEDSEEEEGEQQDQRNEQRCCNPINSIKSVNFQKVSNTCANCASDCGYDVEDAMGIREKTTDAASNVQQLTSYAQLNRCAPILAAAGVTIIKTIRSNEEKHENPTQRPNEIRGFNFNIKFQKTNGTLEIPQLHITKSTEVTWRNLIAWEQGHTGFSCKHKCTWAALFFNGLMCCENDVQLLKDKQVIVDHLDLGNRKLLEFFRSIVHGVDSDKASDSPYWEMVSVINSYRGTCCLGIKKYSIILRHSWIPTVFRHFDRLVLRGYNLLIGMISLYALMQTIYTILGYYEHQE, encoded by the exons ATGGCGGCAAATGATGTTCCTAACAATGGAATGGAAGACGGCGACTTGAATGGATGGAAGGAATCGGCGTCGAAAGCATTACTAGGCAGTTTCCAAGCACACTCTGAGCCAATTGGAATTTCTAATGTCCCAAGAAAACTCCGTGAAGGTAACAAGAACGCTTTCATGCCAAAGACCATTTCCATCGGCCCTCGTTACAAGGGAGCTAGAAGGGACCTAATGAAATGGCAAAACATCAAATTGCACTCCATGCAATCTCTTCTTCATCGGGGACCAAACAAACCAGCAAAAACAAAGCTCCAAGAATGCATGGAGGCCATTTTGAAGTTGGAGAAAGAAGTTCGCGCAAACTATGCAGATGATCTGAAGATGGAATGGAACGACCTTGCGAATATCATGTTGTCTGACGCTGGTTTCTTGCTTGAGCTTCTCATTAGTTCTTCAAAGGAATTCAATGAAAAACTTAAAAGCCGGTTGGCGCCTCCCAACCCGGATGgcgaagtaaagagaacaggggaGGTAGTGACTGATTTGTTGGTGTTGGAGAACCAAATACCGCTTATCATTCTCCATAAGTTGTCTGAAATAATTCTAGTTGAGGATGATATTTCAATTGAAAGTTTGGCACTGAATTTCTTTGGCTACATCCCGGACGAAAGATTCAGGCCGGACTTTAACCCTGGTGTTGCGTCTCGTCACTTTCTTGAACTTATCCACTCCTACATCTCTGAAGATAGTGAAGAAGAGGAAGGAGAGCAACAGGATCAGAGAAACGAGCAGAG GTGTTGTAATCCGATCAACAGTATTAAATCTGTTAACTTCCAAAAGGTATCGAATACCTGTGCCAATTGTGCTTCCGATTGTGGGTATGATGTGGAAGATGCGATGGGGATAAGAGAAAAGACCACCGATGCTGCCAGCAATGTTCAGCAGCTTACTTCCTATGCTCAACTCAATCGATGTGCTCCCATTCTTGCAGCTGCTGGGGTTACAATAATCAAAACTATACGCa GTAACGAGGAAAAGCATGAGAACCCAACTCAAAGACCAAATGAAATAAGGGGCTTCAACTTTAACATAAAATTTCAGAAGACCAATGGAACTCTGGAAATTCCACAGCTTCACATCACAAAATCAACAGAAGTGACGTGGCGGAATCTCATTGCTTGGGAGCAAGGCCATACCGGATTCAGCTGCAAACACAAGTGTACTTGGGCTGCATTATTTTTCAACGGCTTAATGTGTTGCGAAAACGATGTTCAGCTTCTCAAAGATAAACAAGTGATAGTGGATCACTTGGACTTGGGCAACCGCAAATTGTTGGAGTTCTTCCGTTCCATCGTCCATGGAGTTGATTCTGATAAGGCAAGTGATTCTCCTTACTGGGAAATGGTTAGTGTGATTAACTCCTATCGCGGCACATGTTGCCTCGGCATAAAAAAATACTCCATAATACTGCGCCATTCTTGGATCCCAACGGTTTTTCGCCACTTTGACCGGCTTGTGTTGCGCGGTTACAACCTTCTCATTGGAATGATATCTCTTTACGCTCTTATGCAGACCATCTATACTATCCTCGGCTACTATGAACATCAAGAGTGA